In the Campylobacter sp. RM6914 genome, one interval contains:
- a CDS encoding ATP-binding protein — MKSIQENLKLFYLGIKDKEPFFYKNKDLTTHAAIIGMTGSGKTGLGITLLEEACIDNIPSIIIDPKGDMTNLALTFENLTSDDFVPYIDENEAVNKGISISESASLQAESWRKGIESSFQEISRVKTLKESADITIYTPKSSAGVGIALLSDFHAPKMDDEESFSAYINSLTASVLSLVGIKDDDMSSKEQLLIAKIFESKFKEDKDVTIEDLIGFIASPSFSKIGVFDIETFYPSAERMKLAMKINALLASPSFKGWSEGVRLDISKMLFDANGKAKCNIFTISHLSDEERMFFVTLLLNEVIAWMRTTEGTSSLRAILYMDEIFGFFPPNSNPPSKTPMLTLLKQARAFGIGCVLSTQNPVDLDYKGLSNIGTWFIGRLQTAQDKARVIDGLIGISGSSLDKNEIGNTISNLAKRHFLVKNINEDGLNIISTRWALSYLKGSLSRDQISNLMNEKKTNLQHKISKNLAKTGGTKPVLSNEIEQIFALNENKFLSPCLFAKAKIRYFDAKKGIETTKDVSYLYELDETQNSINWLEASEDLDISLTSKKDDASFKELPNFIQNAKNFKNFERDFKDFMFRNRKLELFEAMGINSTPDESKEEFYVRLSDKCNEILEQKTADLTQKFQKEQARLGDALSKATARLEKEQREMNASGLEAIINIGSSLLGAFLGSSRGVTKTSVGKIATSVKSANKVLKNRTDVKLGEESVEAINAKIEELIQNFTNEAQALKDSYDIKNITLNTIALAPKKSDIYDEKIVLLWR, encoded by the coding sequence ATGAAAAGCATACAAGAAAATTTAAAGCTATTTTATCTAGGTATTAAAGATAAAGAGCCATTTTTTTATAAAAACAAGGATTTAACCACTCATGCAGCCATTATCGGTATGACGGGAAGCGGTAAAACAGGTCTTGGCATAACACTTCTTGAAGAGGCTTGTATAGATAATATTCCTTCGATCATAATCGACCCAAAAGGCGATATGACAAACCTTGCTTTGACATTTGAAAATTTAACAAGCGATGACTTTGTCCCATATATCGACGAAAATGAAGCCGTAAACAAGGGCATAAGTATAAGTGAATCAGCAAGTCTTCAAGCTGAGAGTTGGCGTAAAGGCATAGAAAGCAGTTTTCAAGAAATTTCACGCGTAAAAACACTCAAAGAAAGTGCCGATATAACGATATACACGCCAAAAAGTAGTGCCGGAGTCGGCATAGCTTTACTTAGTGATTTTCATGCGCCAAAGATGGATGACGAAGAGAGCTTTAGTGCATATATAAACTCGCTAACGGCTTCGGTATTATCTTTGGTGGGTATCAAAGATGACGACATGAGCTCAAAAGAGCAACTACTCATCGCAAAGATATTTGAGAGTAAATTTAAAGAGGATAAAGATGTAACGATAGAAGACCTTATCGGCTTTATCGCCTCTCCTTCATTTAGCAAAATCGGCGTTTTTGACATAGAAACATTTTATCCAAGCGCCGAGCGCATGAAACTAGCAATGAAGATAAACGCACTTTTAGCAAGCCCAAGCTTTAAAGGCTGGAGCGAAGGCGTTCGTCTTGATATTTCAAAAATGCTCTTTGATGCAAACGGCAAAGCAAAATGCAACATCTTTACCATATCGCATTTAAGCGATGAAGAGCGAATGTTTTTTGTAACGCTTCTACTAAACGAAGTCATCGCCTGGATGCGCACGACAGAGGGCACAAGCTCACTTAGAGCCATACTTTATATGGATGAAATTTTCGGATTTTTCCCGCCAAATTCCAATCCTCCGTCAAAAACACCTATGCTTACACTCTTAAAACAAGCCCGCGCCTTTGGTATAGGCTGTGTTTTAAGCACTCAAAACCCTGTCGATCTTGACTATAAAGGTTTATCAAATATCGGCACTTGGTTTATAGGGCGACTTCAAACAGCTCAAGACAAAGCGAGGGTGATCGACGGCCTAATAGGAATCTCAGGCTCGTCGCTTGATAAAAACGAGATAGGAAACACCATATCAAATTTAGCCAAAAGGCACTTTTTAGTTAAAAACATAAACGAAGACGGACTAAATATCATCTCGACAAGATGGGCGCTAAGCTACCTAAAAGGTTCTTTATCACGCGATCAAATTTCAAATTTAATGAACGAGAAAAAGACAAATTTACAACATAAGATAAGTAAAAATTTAGCAAAAACAGGCGGAACAAAACCCGTCTTATCAAACGAGATAGAGCAAATTTTTGCTCTAAACGAAAACAAATTTCTCTCTCCTTGTCTATTTGCAAAGGCTAAAATTCGCTACTTTGACGCCAAAAAAGGTATCGAAACAACAAAAGACGTGAGCTATCTTTATGAACTCGATGAAACGCAAAATTCCATAAACTGGCTAGAGGCATCGGAAGATTTAGATATAAGTTTAACAAGCAAAAAAGACGATGCAAGCTTTAAGGAGCTGCCAAATTTCATCCAAAACGCTAAAAATTTCAAAAATTTCGAACGCGATTTTAAAGACTTTATGTTTAGAAACCGCAAGCTAGAGCTCTTTGAAGCCATGGGGATAAATTCAACCCCAGATGAAAGCAAAGAGGAGTTTTACGTAAGACTTAGCGATAAATGCAATGAAATTTTAGAGCAAAAAACCGCTGATCTAACACAAAAATTTCAAAAAGAGCAAGCAAGGCTCGGAGATGCTTTAAGCAAGGCAACCGCAAGGCTTGAAAAAGAGCAACGAGAGATGAATGCGAGCGGTCTTGAAGCGATAATTAACATAGGCTCAAGCCTACTTGGGGCATTTTTGGGAAGCTCAAGAGGTGTTACAAAAACCAGTGTCGGTAAGATCGCCACTAGTGTAAAAAGTGCAAACAAAGTCTTAAAAAACAGAACCGACGTAAAACTTGGCGAAGAGAGTGTTGAGGCGATAAATGCTAAGATCGAGGAGTTGATCCAAAATTTCACGAACGAAGCCCAGGCACTAAAAGATAGCTATGATATAAAAAATATCACCCTAAACACCATCGCCCTTGCTCCTAAAAAAAGCGACATTTATGACGAGAAAATCGTTCTTTTGTGGAGATGA
- the plsY gene encoding glycerol-3-phosphate 1-O-acyltransferase PlsY, with translation MNENLIAYLLAYILGGIPFGLVFCKLFCNVNITHSGSKSIGATNVLRVLKEKEPKKAKKIAVLTVVFDVLKGLLPLIIAKMIGLSEQTLWAMAVLSVIGHCFSPFLKFEGGKGVATGAGVLGFFLHFELLIALAVWFIIGKILKISSLASLLALVALVISSFILHPNLEINSHAPILIIAFIVIYKHAPNIKRLICGEEKKVI, from the coding sequence ATGAATGAAAATTTAATAGCATATTTACTAGCATACATACTAGGCGGGATACCTTTTGGGCTCGTTTTTTGCAAACTTTTTTGCAACGTAAATATCACGCACTCTGGCAGTAAAAGTATAGGCGCTACAAATGTTTTACGCGTACTAAAAGAAAAAGAGCCAAAAAAAGCCAAAAAAATAGCCGTCTTAACCGTGGTTTTTGATGTTTTAAAAGGACTTTTACCATTAATCATCGCAAAAATGATCGGACTTAGCGAGCAAACTCTTTGGGCGATGGCAGTTTTATCAGTTATAGGACACTGTTTTTCACCGTTTTTAAAATTTGAAGGCGGCAAAGGCGTGGCAACGGGAGCCGGGGTGCTTGGGTTTTTTCTACATTTTGAGCTTTTAATAGCACTTGCGGTTTGGTTTATCATTGGAAAAATACTTAAAATAAGCTCTCTAGCATCACTTCTAGCACTTGTTGCACTTGTTATCTCAAGCTTTATTTTGCACCCAAATTTAGAGATAAACTCACATGCTCCGATATTAATTATCGCCTTTATCGTGATCTATAAACACGCACCAAATATCAAACGCCTCATTTGCGGCGAAGAGAAAAAAGTGATATGA
- a CDS encoding dihydroneopterin aldolase encodes MTTKITTLIKDYEFETIIGMLDFERVKPQKIRINANFTSDGFIDYVEIINFIENFYNEHKFQSVEESVEKISIALKQKFSNLTSLNLEILKLEILKNALVGAKVESIY; translated from the coding sequence ATGACAACAAAAATCACGACTTTGATTAAGGATTATGAGTTTGAAACCATAATCGGCATGCTTGATTTTGAGCGAGTAAAGCCGCAAAAAATTCGCATAAATGCAAATTTTACAAGCGATGGTTTTATCGACTATGTTGAGATCATAAATTTCATTGAAAATTTTTACAATGAGCATAAATTTCAAAGCGTAGAAGAGTCGGTTGAAAAAATTTCAATTGCTTTAAAGCAAAAATTCAGCAATTTAACAAGTCTAAATTTAGAAATTTTAAAGTTAGAAATTTTAAAAAATGCCCTTGTGGGCGCAAAAGTAGAAAGTATTTATTAA
- the hsrA gene encoding homeostatic response regulator transcription factor HsrA produces MRILIVEDEVTLNKTIAEGLQEFGYQTDSSENFKDAEYYIGIRNYDLVLTDWMLPDGDGVDLINVIKHKSPRTSVVVLSAKDDKDSEIKALRAGADDYIRKPFDFDVLVARIEAKLRFGGTNIIKIDDLIINPDEEKITYLGRDIELKGKPFEVLTHLARHSDQIVSKEQLLDAIWEEPELVTPNVIEVAINQIRQKMDKPLNISTIETVRRRGYRFCFPKKA; encoded by the coding sequence ATGAGAATTTTAATAGTTGAAGACGAGGTAACCCTAAACAAGACCATCGCGGAAGGTCTACAAGAGTTTGGTTACCAAACCGATAGCTCCGAAAATTTCAAAGATGCCGAGTATTATATCGGTATTAGAAATTACGATCTAGTGCTAACAGACTGGATGCTACCAGATGGAGACGGCGTAGACTTAATAAATGTTATCAAACACAAGTCACCTCGCACTTCTGTTGTTGTTCTTTCGGCAAAAGATGACAAAGATAGCGAGATCAAAGCGCTTCGTGCCGGTGCTGATGACTACATAAGAAAGCCATTTGATTTTGATGTTTTGGTTGCTAGAATAGAAGCTAAACTTCGCTTTGGCGGAACAAATATCATTAAGATCGACGACCTTATCATTAACCCTGACGAAGAAAAGATAACGTACCTAGGACGCGACATAGAGCTTAAAGGCAAACCTTTTGAGGTATTAACACATCTTGCTCGTCACTCTGATCAAATCGTAAGTAAAGAGCAACTTCTTGACGCTATCTGGGAAGAGCCTGAGCTAGTTACTCCAAACGTTATCGAAGTTGCGATCAACCAAATTCGCCAAAAAATGGACAAACCTTTAAATATCTCAACTATCGAAACAGTAAGAAGACGCGGATATAGATTTTGCTTTCCCAAAAAAGCTTAA
- a CDS encoding sensor histidine kinase — translation MLVVIISVILYYYIKVTIFETAVQDLNFEAKSIVENKEKFNPNNLKNFDIQIPHKTLSNVQIIHTNTKKNQKPYYSMQKEETHVFMTLNYPYDSDSYMILKKDTTLQSKIVDQILIDIMMVNASAILLVLFYALLLSRMMLVPIKILTTKLINLDEKFLKEIDFKHLPEEFCPLGNSINKLINRIQTFVKYQKELFVGVAHELKTPLAVMKTKNEVTLLKERDKERYMEALVSNNEAIKTMNSMISSILEIGRQEGAQFEEPVNVNVISFLEKLGNGFKILAHQESKEVILNLEPKILNMKIQTTLLTHVIQNFVQNAIKFSPTGAKITISSKVANSNFIIEVTDEGVGIDESKDLFAPFKRFGDKGGAGLGLFLAKGAAQALGATVSIKNRTDRSGAISTLIVPIQNHRIKQTSIGKKV, via the coding sequence ATGCTAGTTGTAATTATCTCGGTAATACTCTACTACTACATCAAAGTAACTATTTTTGAAACTGCCGTTCAGGATCTAAATTTTGAAGCAAAAAGCATAGTTGAAAACAAAGAGAAATTTAATCCAAATAATCTAAAAAATTTTGACATTCAAATACCGCATAAAACGCTAAGTAATGTCCAAATCATACACACTAACACCAAAAAAAACCAAAAACCTTACTACTCTATGCAAAAAGAGGAAACTCATGTTTTTATGACGTTAAACTACCCTTACGATAGCGATTCGTATATGATCCTTAAAAAAGATACAACTTTACAAAGTAAAATAGTAGATCAAATTCTAATCGATATCATGATGGTAAACGCAAGTGCGATACTGCTGGTGCTTTTTTATGCATTGTTGCTTTCAAGAATGATGCTAGTACCGATAAAAATACTAACAACAAAACTAATCAATCTTGATGAAAAATTTTTAAAAGAGATAGATTTTAAGCATCTTCCGGAAGAATTCTGTCCGCTTGGAAACAGTATAAATAAACTCATAAATAGAATACAAACCTTTGTAAAATACCAAAAGGAGCTTTTCGTCGGTGTTGCACATGAACTAAAAACACCACTGGCGGTCATGAAAACAAAAAACGAAGTTACTCTTTTAAAAGAGCGTGACAAAGAGCGTTATATGGAGGCGCTGGTATCAAACAACGAAGCCATAAAAACCATGAATTCCATGATAAGTTCTATCTTAGAGATCGGGCGACAAGAGGGCGCACAATTTGAAGAGCCTGTAAATGTTAATGTTATTAGTTTTTTAGAAAAGCTTGGAAACGGCTTTAAAATTTTAGCTCATCAAGAAAGCAAAGAAGTTATCTTAAATCTTGAGCCAAAAATTTTAAATATGAAAATTCAAACAACATTACTAACTCATGTTATACAAAATTTCGTTCAAAATGCTATCAAATTTTCGCCAACCGGAGCAAAAATCACAATATCTTCAAAAGTCGCAAACTCAAATTTTATAATCGAAGTTACCGATGAAGGTGTCGGCATAGATGAAAGCAAGGATCTATTTGCTCCGTTTAAGAGATTTGGCGATAAGGGCGGAGCCGGACTTGGGTTATTTTTGGCAAAAGGTGCGGCTCAAGCACTGGGAGCTACAGTAAGTATCAAAAATAGAACCGATAGAAGTGGGGCTATTTCTACACTTATCGTGCCTATACAAAATCACAGAATCAAACAAACTTCTATCGGTAAAAAAGTTTAA
- a CDS encoding Ppx/GppA phosphatase family protein, which yields MAKRTAVIDLGSNSMRMAIFERTSRWAFFILGEYKMKVRIGEGGYGSNNEISAQSLQKAYEAFSEFKNIAKSYKCGKILCVGTSALRDAPNSSELISLIRKKLDIGIKVIDGKKEATYGAIAANNLLSPIKEAVTIDIGGGSTELARISNSKIIDTISLDIGTVRLKELFAKNKSEISTFVQNISKQIPPHFKSQNIIAIGGSLRAISTAIITKTNYPLNTLHGFSYKLSDQKNFIQSIINADYDDLNKFLIKKDRHDTIREGAQIFLTIANALEAKTVHTSGVGVREGVFLSDFLRPSLKFPQNLNPSVKSLQDRFMPTANKNIIRYAKEIFLALAPIHELNESYLEHLLTAARLFNIGQEIGFYGDHQNSAYLVLNGLNFGFTHEQKTLIAAIIGTNGKKTVYEYERYKALLPKQEHVRWLSFILTLAKILDLNCSGTKLKFELIAHTLQIYGAKNLIMSKEEIKKLAKPELFAICFA from the coding sequence ATGGCAAAAAGAACCGCGGTTATTGATCTTGGCTCAAATTCTATGCGTATGGCGATCTTTGAGCGCACGTCGCGCTGGGCATTTTTTATACTTGGCGAATACAAAATGAAAGTTCGTATAGGAGAGGGTGGATATGGCTCAAACAATGAAATTTCAGCCCAGTCGTTACAAAAAGCATACGAAGCCTTTAGCGAATTTAAAAATATAGCCAAAAGCTACAAATGCGGTAAAATTTTATGCGTTGGCACAAGCGCTCTTCGTGACGCTCCAAATTCAAGCGAACTCATCTCACTAATCCGCAAGAAACTTGATATCGGCATAAAGGTCATAGACGGCAAAAAGGAAGCTACTTACGGTGCAATAGCCGCAAATAATCTCCTATCGCCGATAAAAGAAGCCGTAACTATAGACATAGGTGGTGGCTCAACCGAGCTAGCTCGCATAAGCAACTCAAAAATCATAGACACGATCTCTCTTGATATCGGAACAGTGCGCTTAAAAGAGCTATTTGCTAAAAACAAAAGCGAAATTTCGACTTTCGTTCAAAATATATCAAAGCAAATTCCGCCACACTTTAAATCCCAAAACATCATCGCTATCGGTGGTAGTTTGCGTGCTATCTCAACTGCAATCATAACAAAGACAAATTATCCCCTAAACACCTTGCATGGCTTTTCTTATAAACTAAGCGATCAGAAAAATTTCATACAAAGCATAATAAACGCCGACTACGACGACTTGAATAAATTTCTAATCAAAAAAGACAGACACGATACTATAAGAGAGGGTGCGCAGATATTTTTAACCATAGCAAACGCACTTGAAGCAAAAACTGTGCACACAAGCGGAGTTGGTGTGCGTGAGGGCGTATTTTTGAGTGACTTTTTGCGTCCTAGTTTAAAATTTCCACAAAATTTAAATCCAAGTGTAAAAAGCCTGCAAGATCGCTTTATGCCTACTGCAAATAAAAACATCATAAGATATGCTAAAGAAATTTTCCTAGCACTTGCGCCTATACATGAGCTTAATGAAAGCTATCTTGAGCATCTTCTAACAGCAGCAAGACTGTTTAATATCGGTCAAGAGATCGGCTTTTACGGAGATCATCAAAACTCCGCGTATCTTGTGTTAAACGGGCTAAATTTCGGCTTTACACACGAGCAAAAAACTCTAATCGCAGCCATCATCGGAACAAACGGTAAAAAAACAGTATATGAGTACGAAAGATACAAGGCACTTTTGCCAAAGCAAGAACACGTCAGATGGTTAAGCTTTATACTAACTTTAGCAAAAATTCTTGATCTAAATTGCAGTGGAACGAAGCTTAAATTTGAGCTCATAGCCCATACACTTCAAATTTACGGAGCTAAAAATTTAATAATGTCAAAAGAGGAGATAAAAAAACTTGCAAAGCCTGAGCTTTTTGCTATCTGCTTTGCTTAG
- a CDS encoding excinuclease ABC subunit A, which produces MKILLTFLISFLPILASNLLTYNIYERTDRVDIMLSFDAPYEGNIFQKREKNTTSLILNSLSFDQTVSKAVNSKILQEFDIEPKQNSLILNLKSQDPIVVNASKTTDGFGLRIRVSPKNTPAQVATMPQASVKVETPSTSAPKNSNDPVVDSRYFIILGVLVLLLLFLFVFKKIMLGKQNFSGFTAPAQAPANKTKSISWLLKNQNSDVNVIYEKHLDKANKLMLLSYENRRYLVIVGNSNVMLDSFGEDKIQNEEDFQAFFEDNKKKLGSFLEERKNSLSDYKDKMSMN; this is translated from the coding sequence ATGAAAATTTTACTTACGTTTTTAATATCTTTTTTGCCCATTTTGGCTTCTAATCTACTTACATATAATATCTACGAAAGAACAGACCGTGTAGATATCATGCTAAGTTTTGATGCGCCTTATGAGGGAAATATCTTTCAAAAACGCGAGAAAAATACAACGTCTTTGATACTAAATTCGCTAAGTTTTGATCAAACCGTAAGCAAGGCTGTAAATTCTAAAATTTTACAAGAATTTGATATCGAACCTAAGCAGAATTCACTTATATTAAATTTAAAATCCCAAGATCCTATCGTAGTAAATGCTTCAAAAACTACAGATGGTTTTGGTCTTCGCATAAGAGTAAGCCCGAAAAATACACCGGCCCAAGTAGCTACAATGCCACAAGCAAGTGTAAAAGTAGAAACCCCGTCTACATCAGCCCCTAAAAACAGTAATGATCCGGTTGTGGACTCAAGGTATTTTATAATCCTTGGTGTCCTTGTCTTGCTTTTATTGTTCTTGTTTGTGTTTAAAAAGATCATGCTTGGTAAGCAAAATTTTTCAGGATTTACGGCTCCTGCCCAAGCTCCTGCAAACAAAACGAAGTCTATTAGCTGGCTTCTTAAAAATCAAAATAGTGATGTAAACGTGATATATGAAAAACATCTTGATAAGGCCAATAAGCTTATGCTTTTAAGCTATGAAAATCGCAGATATCTTGTGATAGTCGGCAACTCAAATGTTATGCTTGATAGCTTTGGTGAAGACAAGATACAAAACGAAGAGGATTTTCAAGCGTTTTTTGAAGATAATAAAAAGAAGCTAGGCTCATTTTTGGAAGAGCGCAAAAACAGCCTTAGCGACTATAAAGACAAGATGAGTATGAACTAA
- the fliN gene encoding flagellar motor switch protein FliN, with the protein MSEEEKLENLDSVGLFKSYDELMDIGVDFIAELGTTTISVHELLKLESGSVVDLEKPAGESVELYINNRIFGKGEVMVYEKNLAIRINEILDSKSVIQYFKKELL; encoded by the coding sequence ATGAGTGAAGAGGAAAAATTAGAAAATTTAGACAGTGTTGGCTTGTTTAAAAGCTATGATGAGTTGATGGACATCGGAGTTGACTTTATCGCGGAACTTGGCACGACTACTATAAGCGTGCATGAGCTTTTAAAGCTTGAGTCAGGATCTGTTGTAGATCTTGAAAAGCCTGCAGGAGAGAGCGTGGAGCTTTATATAAATAATAGAATTTTTGGCAAGGGTGAAGTTATGGTTTACGAGAAAAACCTAGCCATCCGTATCAATGAAATTTTAGACTCTAAGTCGGTTATACAATACTTTAAAAAAGAGCTTTTATGA
- a CDS encoding chemotaxis protein CheX produces MKNVIDVSTRYLCSDTLGFKLESGSSIGNGFYGASIPVYKGKEEYHFYLFFKKDTLRIFLEAFFGVKEFEGNDLDDLCKEIANMIIGKAKNLLNEQEDDAYKLGTPEFLGEVDKFHVKLDEKFIYKMKNRTFQIGYKKA; encoded by the coding sequence ATGAAAAACGTTATAGACGTATCAACTAGATATCTTTGCTCTGATACTTTAGGCTTTAAGCTAGAAAGTGGGTCAAGTATCGGAAACGGCTTTTATGGTGCTAGTATTCCTGTATATAAAGGCAAAGAAGAGTATCATTTTTATCTATTTTTTAAAAAAGATACGTTAAGAATTTTTCTAGAAGCGTTTTTTGGAGTTAAAGAATTTGAGGGAAATGACCTTGATGATCTTTGCAAAGAGATAGCAAACATGATCATCGGCAAAGCAAAAAATTTACTAAATGAACAAGAAGATGACGCATATAAGCTTGGAACTCCGGAATTTCTCGGTGAAGTTGATAAATTTCACGTCAAGCTTGATGAAAAATTTATATATAAAATGAAAAACCGAACTTTTCAGATAGGCTATAAAAAAGCATGA
- a CDS encoding 4Fe-4S dicluster domain-containing protein: MNRRNFFKFSALSAAGTVVTANNAQASEVKDKAMASIIDIDLCDGCKDFDIPRCVSACRTKNEQIFPVPKKPIMPYFPQKKFEDYSDQKDNISRLTPYNFTYIETLKIDEKQVFIPRRCMHCDHPPCQKLCPFGVIGKSDEGAVSIDKDFCVGGAKCRDVCPWGVPQRQAGVGIYLKVMPKLAGGGVMYKCDMCADLLAKNQKPVCETACPKNAIKFGKKDEIFAIANEMKKSRFIYGMNENGGTSTIYVSSVDFNTIDEAISKKYKDKSKSGIMDMKFHTNPLRNSQNLAMATLIAPMAALGAASIAVIKSKKDKK, encoded by the coding sequence ATGAACAGACGAAATTTCTTTAAATTTAGCGCCCTGTCTGCTGCTGGCACAGTCGTAACGGCAAATAATGCACAAGCAAGCGAAGTTAAGGACAAAGCAATGGCAAGCATTATCGATATTGATCTTTGCGATGGATGTAAAGACTTTGATATACCGCGTTGCGTAAGTGCTTGTCGCACAAAAAATGAGCAAATTTTTCCTGTTCCTAAAAAACCCATCATGCCGTATTTTCCTCAAAAGAAATTTGAGGACTACTCAGATCAAAAAGATAATATCTCACGCCTAACGCCATATAATTTTACCTATATAGAAACGCTAAAGATCGATGAAAAACAGGTATTTATACCGCGCAGATGTATGCACTGCGATCATCCACCATGTCAAAAGCTCTGCCCCTTTGGAGTCATAGGCAAAAGCGACGAGGGTGCTGTAAGTATAGATAAGGATTTTTGCGTTGGCGGGGCAAAATGCAGAGATGTCTGCCCTTGGGGAGTGCCGCAACGCCAAGCAGGAGTTGGTATATATTTAAAAGTTATGCCTAAACTTGCAGGCGGAGGCGTGATGTATAAGTGCGATATGTGTGCGGACTTACTTGCTAAAAACCAAAAACCCGTATGCGAAACGGCATGCCCGAAAAATGCCATAAAATTTGGCAAAAAAGATGAGATATTTGCCATTGCAAACGAGATGAAAAAGAGCCGTTTTATATACGGCATGAATGAAAATGGCGGAACCTCCACTATATACGTAAGTTCGGTTGATTTTAACACCATAGACGAAGCTATATCTAAAAAATATAAAGACAAGTCAAAATCCGGGATAATGGATATGAAATTTCACACAAATCCTCTGCGCAACTCTCAAAATCTTGCAATGGCTACGCTAATAGCCCCTATGGCTGCATTAGGTGCTGCAAGCATAGCCGTCATAAAGAGCAAAAAGGATAAAAAATGA
- a CDS encoding formate dehydrogenase subunit gamma: protein MNDKVIRQSLQNRIIHWGIAFSIFGLIVTGILQMPVAKRYNITKVFEWSGDYFFTLNLHYIFSATLIFFSFYHIFYHGLKREFDIVPRKADIKNSYLVIKAMIKKDKEPPSPKYLPEQRIAYAAAVFIIALLIVTGLIKAYKNLLGFDISNSLYTWAATLHNVGLVLIILFIIAHLIAFVPKANRALLGGMFSGKIDKKYAKHRHSLWKIE from the coding sequence ATGAATGATAAAGTCATTAGACAGAGCCTGCAAAATCGCATAATCCACTGGGGTATAGCCTTTAGTATTTTTGGGCTAATTGTCACGGGAATTTTACAAATGCCGGTAGCAAAAAGATATAATATAACTAAAGTTTTCGAGTGGAGTGGGGATTATTTTTTTACTCTAAATTTGCACTATATTTTTTCGGCTACGTTAATATTTTTTAGCTTTTATCACATCTTTTATCATGGACTAAAACGTGAATTTGACATAGTTCCAAGAAAAGCAGATATCAAAAATAGCTATCTTGTCATAAAAGCAATGATAAAAAAAGACAAAGAGCCTCCAAGCCCAAAATACCTGCCAGAACAGCGTATCGCCTACGCGGCAGCCGTGTTTATCATTGCTCTTCTTATCGTAACTGGACTAATTAAAGCGTATAAAAATTTATTAGGATTTGATATATCAAATTCACTCTATACCTGGGCGGCCACTTTACATAACGTAGGTCTTGTTTTGATAATACTTTTTATCATAGCTCACTTAATAGCATTTGTCCCAAAGGCAAATAGAGCACTTTTAGGCGGTATGTTTAGCGGTAAAATAGATAAAAAATACGCAAAACACAGACATAGTTTATGGAAAATAGAGTAG